ACTGACGTGTCACCGCAGCAGCGCTGCCTCGCAGGCTCTGCCGTGCTCTCCCAAAGCCGCTTTCAGCCACCCAAAGCTCATTTCCCCCTTCCAAAGTATTTTCAATGCAGTGGAAAGACCCCTCCATGATTTTGGAGGAGTTGAGAGGCAGAGACTGGAATTACAGAGCTCAGATCCTGTATGGGTCTCTAGTAAGGGACGCTTCTCTTGGAGAGAAACTGCTTCAAATACCatccttccttctttttaagGGCTTTATTGGAGAATATGGCATATGGATCTTGTTCAGTCTGCAGTCCTGTACAGTGTCATGACCCTCATCAGCACCTATCTCGTGGCTTTTGCATATAAAAACGTCAAGTTTGTCCTCAAGCACAAGTAAGTTTGGTGCCTGTTTGAATTTATAGTTTAATAATTTAACAAAACCACCATTTACTACTGTAGTTCCTTATTAATAAGAAGGCCTGAAATGGTACTCCAAAAAGTATTTTGCACAGAAGTATCTCCTAATTGGTTTCTGTTCTTTTGTATTTATAGTCAGATCTTGTCAGCTAAGAGTATGGTGAAGCAGTAAATCCACCATCATGCTTGCTGGGTATCACCACAAATGatgtttaaattataaattatattactTATTGCATGTGAATTATATTACTTCTAGCAATTGCTGTTATTATTTCTTGTTGTCCCTTCACCTTGACAAAACTGCGGTATCTTGCCTAAGTTGTGTTCTTCACTGTACATTAAACTTCCTGTAATCCCAGGGTTGggaagtggggttttttttcatttttaaagtgtgACATGAGTGGTGGCACTTACAGAGTAGCCCAGAAAAGAGAAGATGCTGTTTCCAAAGAGGTGACTCGCAAGCTGTCCGAGGCAGACAACAGGAAGATGTCCCGCAAGGAGAAGGATGAAAGGTGATGTCTCtgtcctcttccttctctctcttgtTGTAGCACTGCATTAAATGTCTTTAAGGCTCTGGGTGGGGTGGTAGGGACTGTGCTTGGCACTGTTTTTTCTGGATTCTGGTAGGCAGAAGCTGCAGGGTAGCTCTTGGTCCAGCTTCAGGCCCTTTTGAGGCGAGTTGTCAGGGGAAAGCCTCAGATGCTCTTGGTGATAGAGGGGATCCCCACTGGGACTGTGCAGGATGGCAGCTTTGGAGCCAAACTCTGTCCTCTGGAAACAGTACTGCACACTTCATGCTGTGGGTGTGCCAGCATctcccctgcatccctggcagtgcccagggccaggctggacagggcttggagcagcctgggacagtgggaggtgtctctgccatggcaggggtgggatgggatcagCTTTGaatccctcccaacccaaaccttccCAGGATTCTGGGATATCCAAGAagtatatttgaaattttatctCTGCCTGCTCCTAGGattctgtggaagaaaaatgaagttgcaGATTATGAAGCAACAACTTTCTCCATCTTTTACAACAACACCCTCTTTCTGGTCCTGGTCATCATCGCTTCCTTCTTTGTGCTGAAGAACTTCAACCCCACTGTGTATCCTTTATCCCCACCTGGAACCCTCACTCCTGTTAGCTGTCACCACGAGCTGTAGTTGTCCTGTGGGCTGTGGCATTCCCCTGGGGGTAAGTGCAGCTCATTGTAGTTCAGGATCTCTTCCCTGACAGGATGCTTTAGCTCCAGTAACTCTCAATGCTTTGTTCCTGAAGGATATCAGTATTGCTAACAGGGCAGTTAATTAAagatatgtatttataaaactTGTAAGAGAACAGGTTTAACGTCATGGGTGTCTTAACTCTGAAGGTGAGTTCTGAAGCTGTGCAATATTCCAGTTATAAAACTACAATTCCTTTTCATAAAACTCCTGCCAAATGTTCTGTACCAGAGAAGGATCTTGACAATTCCTTAACCTGTTCCCTACAGAAACTACATCCTTTCTATCAGTGCTTCCTCAGGACTGATTGCTCTGCTGTCCACAGGATCCAAGTAGACAGAAAACCCACAAGTTTCTGTCAGAGGCTTCAACTGCCATGAAAATGCCTAAGGGTGGAataggaataatttctttttttttttagcatgagGAAAATATGGGGAGGGTTTGAATGCAAACTGGTTGAATTATATTTACTTTTGGTATCTTTACATTGTATTTGATATTGGAGTTACTcagtttttttttacttagcaAGGAGAGGGAGTGGGGTGTGAGCTGTGAGCAGACACCacctttctgcagctccagcctggggacaATCCATTTATCATTGTAACTTGAAAAGTTGTAATAAAAAGGAGcttttttgtcatttgattctttgtattttcattcttcattttttaaaaaaacccagggagTTTTATATCTGGGTTTGTCAACTCTTCCTGTTCTACAGGTTAACATATTCCTTAGAAGCACTCCCCATTTTTGAGTAACTTGGAGTCAGGACAAAACCTAAATCTCCCAGGAAAACACTTCtgaagtgttatttttttcattgttcttcagttattttcattaatCTTCAGTTACATTCTTTAGgttgtaaatttaaaaaaaaccaaaacaaccctgCCAGTCTCCCTGCACAGCTTAAGGAAAATGCTTTAGCTGGCTTTTAATAATGGGTTTATTTTACAATCCTGTGCCTTCTTTTCTGGCTATCACTGGAGCAGCTGTTCACTTAAATGCCAAACTCTACTGATATTAATGCAATTCCAGTTATAGATCCTGCCATTATAGATTTGGGATCctaaagagagaagaaagagaaagtttATAATCAGATTTAATGTAACAATTACTCTGCTAATCTTGGCTTCAGTGagattaaatggaaaatagatTAAAATGGAGAATGTGATGAGCAGGAGACAGTTATGGCTCTATTTCTGACAAATTCAAGTACTTTTGGTCATTTAATACTCTTTAATTAACTGCTTCCTCTCAAAAtacatggatttttctttatccCTTCTGCCTGACTATTCAGCACTGGAAGGACACATTCCATATAAAACTTCTACCTGCCTTGGAGgatttccctttccttggcCTCCCTTCTTA
The Parus major isolate Abel chromosome 9, Parus_major1.1, whole genome shotgun sequence DNA segment above includes these coding regions:
- the SSR3 gene encoding translocon-associated protein subunit gamma gives rise to the protein MAPKGGPGGRQQSEEDLLLQDFSRNLSAKSSALFFGNAFIVSAIPIWLYWRIWHMDLVQSAVLYSVMTLISTYLVAFAYKNVKFVLKHKVAQKREDAVSKEVTRKLSEADNRKMSRKEKDERILWKKNEVADYEATTFSIFYNNTLFLVLVIIASFFVLKNFNPTVNYILSISASSGLIALLSTGSK